In Rubrivirga marina, the following are encoded in one genomic region:
- a CDS encoding PorV/PorQ family protein has protein sequence MTHLLRLGLLAGLVALAGLSTAASAQILPAYGEDRAGTAGFQFLEVPVDPRGAALGGTAVATASDASALFWNPALAARGGRTQAMAATLSYFADISMNYAAVTQQVGAFTIGGHVQTLDSGDMAVTTEFSGPQGTGQSFRYLGVVGGLSVSQALTDLFSYGVTAKVARESAADVAMTVPLLDLGVHYNVGSTGASIGVAIRNFGLNGEASGEIERPTVDGGTVIEDEFEDLVPPTTFMLGIGYDVIRSAEHDLTVAGQLTNPNDNAEQFNVGAEYVWNDLLSLRGGYRFGVEEATTPTLGFGIDVPGLGERSIRADYAFEQFERLGPTHRIGVSLQF, from the coding sequence ATGACCCACCTCCTCCGCCTCGGGCTCCTCGCCGGACTGGTCGCCCTGGCCGGGCTGTCGACCGCCGCCTCCGCCCAGATCCTCCCGGCCTACGGCGAGGACCGGGCGGGGACGGCCGGCTTCCAGTTCCTCGAGGTCCCCGTCGACCCGCGCGGCGCGGCGCTCGGCGGGACGGCCGTGGCCACGGCCTCCGACGCCTCGGCGCTGTTCTGGAACCCCGCCCTCGCCGCCCGAGGCGGGCGGACCCAGGCCATGGCGGCCACGCTCTCCTACTTCGCCGACATCTCGATGAACTACGCCGCCGTGACCCAGCAGGTCGGCGCGTTCACGATCGGCGGCCACGTCCAGACGCTCGACTCGGGCGACATGGCGGTCACGACCGAGTTCTCGGGCCCGCAGGGGACGGGCCAGTCGTTCCGCTACCTCGGCGTCGTCGGCGGGCTCTCGGTGAGCCAGGCGCTCACGGACCTGTTCTCGTACGGCGTGACGGCGAAGGTCGCCCGCGAGTCGGCGGCCGACGTGGCGATGACGGTCCCGCTCCTCGACCTCGGCGTCCACTACAACGTGGGCTCGACGGGCGCCTCGATCGGCGTAGCGATCCGGAACTTCGGCCTCAACGGCGAGGCCTCGGGCGAGATCGAGCGGCCGACGGTCGACGGCGGGACGGTGATCGAGGACGAGTTCGAGGACCTCGTGCCGCCGACGACGTTCATGCTCGGCATCGGCTACGACGTGATCCGCTCGGCCGAGCACGACCTCACGGTCGCCGGCCAGCTCACGAACCCCAACGACAACGCCGAGCAGTTCAACGTCGGCGCGGAGTACGTCTGGAACGACCTCCTCTCGCTGAGGGGCGGCTACCGCTTCGGCGTCGAGGAGGCCACGACGCCGACGCTCGGGTTCGGCATCGACGTGCCCGGCCTCGGCGAGCGCTCGATCCGGGCCGACTACGCCTTCGAGCAGTTCGAACGTCTCGGCCCGACCCACCGGATCGGCGTCTCCCTCCAGTTTTAG
- a CDS encoding ectonucleotide pyrophosphatase/phosphodiesterase codes for MTRPLLAAVVLLFLAVVVGQWLPGCASAEPAADAVEAEDPALVLVSIDGYRWDYLDRATVDQPTLRFIAEGVRAERLAPEFPTKTFPNHYSLVTGLYPSQHGIVGNTMRDPERLVDGEPARFSLSNREAIVDGRWWGGEPIWATAENQGLTAATVFWPGSEAEIGGVRPTHWLPYDGDLAYADRIDQALEWLDDGSDLVTLYFEAVDTAGHRFGPEADETNEAIEQVDAALARLVDGLRQRGRLEATDLVIVSDHGMAAVSPERVVLLDDAIDLDAVDVDWGEPVGIWPEEGQDPKAIAEAISALPHLTAYPKPDVPERLHYSDNARIPPVVVLADEGWTASSRAYVERNPDRPSGGTHGYDNRVESMHGLFLARGPSFRSGLVTGPIRTVDVYDIVAEALGLDAAPNEGDPEAAARVLR; via the coding sequence ATGACCCGCCCGCTGCTCGCCGCCGTCGTCCTTCTGTTCCTGGCGGTCGTCGTCGGGCAGTGGCTGCCGGGGTGCGCATCGGCTGAGCCGGCCGCCGATGCCGTCGAGGCGGAGGACCCCGCGCTCGTCCTCGTCTCGATCGACGGGTACCGGTGGGACTACCTCGACCGGGCGACGGTCGACCAGCCGACGCTCCGGTTCATCGCGGAGGGCGTCCGTGCCGAGCGGCTGGCGCCGGAGTTCCCGACCAAGACGTTTCCGAACCACTACTCGCTCGTCACCGGGCTGTACCCGTCGCAGCACGGGATCGTCGGCAACACGATGCGCGACCCGGAGCGGCTGGTGGACGGCGAGCCCGCCCGGTTCTCCCTCTCGAACCGCGAGGCCATCGTCGACGGCCGCTGGTGGGGAGGGGAGCCGATCTGGGCGACCGCCGAGAACCAGGGGCTGACGGCGGCGACGGTCTTCTGGCCCGGCTCTGAGGCCGAGATCGGGGGCGTCCGGCCGACCCATTGGCTTCCCTACGACGGCGACCTCGCCTACGCCGATCGTATCGACCAGGCGCTCGAGTGGCTCGACGACGGGTCCGACCTCGTCACGCTCTACTTCGAGGCCGTCGACACCGCCGGCCACCGCTTCGGCCCGGAAGCCGATGAGACGAACGAGGCCATCGAGCAAGTCGATGCGGCGCTCGCCCGCCTCGTCGACGGTCTCCGTCAGCGGGGCCGGCTGGAGGCGACGGATCTCGTCATCGTCAGCGACCACGGAATGGCCGCCGTTTCGCCCGAGCGCGTCGTCCTCTTGGACGACGCCATCGACCTCGACGCCGTCGACGTGGACTGGGGCGAGCCGGTCGGCATCTGGCCGGAGGAAGGGCAGGACCCGAAGGCGATCGCGGAGGCGATCTCGGCGCTCCCGCACCTCACGGCCTATCCGAAGCCCGACGTGCCGGAGCGGCTCCACTACTCCGACAACGCCCGTATCCCGCCAGTCGTCGTGTTGGCCGATGAGGGCTGGACGGCGTCGTCCCGCGCGTACGTCGAGCGGAACCCCGACCGGCCGTCGGGCGGGACGCACGGCTACGACAACCGCGTCGAGTCGATGCACGGCCTCTTCCTCGCGCGTGGGCCGAGCTTCCGCAGCGGCCTCGTCACCGGTCCGATCCGGACGGTCGACGTGTACGACATCGTCGCCGAGGCGCTCGGACTCGACGCCGCGCCGAACGAGGGCGACCCCGAGGCCGCCGCTCGCGTGCTTCGGTAG